A region of Streptomyces sp. NBC_01788 DNA encodes the following proteins:
- a CDS encoding aldo/keto reductase yields MRTLGGSGVEVSALGFGAAAIGNLYTEVDEEQARAAVAAAWEQGIRYFDTAPHYGLGLSERRLGAALRGLPRSAYTVSTKVGRLLEPSDAGGSDLAHGFAVPAAHRRVWDFSADGVRRGLEASLERLGLDRVDVVYLHDPDDHAEQAFREGYPALEELRAQGVVGAIGAGMNQSEMLTRFVRDTDVDVVLCAGRYTLLDQRAESELLPAAAERGVSVVVGGAFNSGLLADPRPGATYNYASAATELVERAQRMKAVAGRHGITLRAAALRFCAGHPAVASVLVGTRSAAEVRDCAEQFAAPVPAAFWQELRDTGLLPASGT; encoded by the coding sequence GTGAGGACGCTGGGCGGGAGCGGGGTCGAGGTCAGCGCCCTCGGCTTCGGCGCCGCCGCCATCGGCAACCTCTACACCGAGGTGGACGAGGAGCAGGCGCGGGCGGCCGTGGCCGCCGCCTGGGAGCAGGGCATCCGCTACTTCGACACCGCCCCGCACTACGGCCTCGGCCTGTCCGAACGCCGCCTCGGCGCGGCCCTGCGCGGCCTTCCGCGCTCCGCGTACACGGTCTCCACGAAGGTCGGCCGGCTGCTCGAACCCTCGGACGCGGGTGGGAGCGATCTCGCCCACGGTTTCGCCGTGCCCGCCGCCCACCGCCGCGTGTGGGACTTCAGCGCGGACGGGGTACGGCGCGGCCTTGAGGCCAGTCTCGAACGGCTCGGCCTGGACCGCGTCGACGTCGTCTACCTCCACGACCCCGACGACCACGCCGAGCAGGCCTTCCGCGAGGGCTACCCGGCGCTGGAGGAACTGCGCGCCCAGGGCGTGGTCGGGGCCATCGGGGCAGGCATGAACCAGTCGGAGATGCTGACCCGCTTCGTCCGCGACACGGACGTGGACGTGGTGCTGTGCGCCGGCCGGTACACCCTGCTCGACCAGCGCGCCGAGTCGGAGCTGCTGCCCGCGGCCGCCGAGCGCGGCGTGTCCGTCGTCGTCGGCGGCGCCTTCAACTCCGGCCTGCTGGCGGACCCCAGGCCCGGAGCGACGTACAACTATGCCAGCGCGGCAACCGAGTTGGTGGAGCGCGCCCAGCGCATGAAGGCGGTGGCCGGCCGGCACGGAATCACCCTGCGGGCCGCGGCCCTGCGCTTCTGCGCCGGCCACCCGGCCGTGGCCTCCGTCCTGGTCGGCACCCGCTCGGCCGCTGAGGTCCGCGACTGCGCCGAGCAGTTCGCCGCACCCGTGCCCGCCGCCTTCTGGCAGGAGCTGAGAGACACCGGTCTGCTGCCCGCCTCCGGGACCTGA